One window of the Rhizorhabdus dicambivorans genome contains the following:
- a CDS encoding DUF6628 family protein — MTEPAASTARLLPHSAPDESGARLLLLSVRRIGVGGLNDAHAASQMIGAFGLGFRRPLVLVRALMAELARASSRSIMIAPSCCCRMTMAEAMLVRAVAGANSDPRAAHDRLCRLCGIETAIGVLSSAQAVAQAFADLGRPVEID; from the coding sequence ATGACCGAGCCCGCCGCATCGACTGCACGACTGTTGCCCCACAGCGCCCCCGACGAAAGCGGCGCGCGGCTCCTTCTTCTCTCGGTACGGCGCATCGGCGTCGGCGGGCTCAACGATGCCCACGCGGCCAGCCAGATGATCGGGGCCTTCGGCCTCGGCTTCCGCCGCCCGCTGGTGCTGGTCCGCGCGCTGATGGCGGAACTGGCGCGCGCCTCGTCGCGGTCGATCATGATCGCGCCGAGCTGCTGCTGCCGGATGACGATGGCCGAAGCGATGCTGGTCCGGGCGGTCGCGGGCGCCAACAGCGATCCGCGCGCGGCGCATGACCGGCTCTGCCGCCTCTGCGGGATCGAAACCGCGATCGGGGTGCTGTCGAGCGCGCAGGCGGTGGCGCAGGCCTTCGCCGATCTGGGGCGGCCGGTCGAGATCGACTGA
- a CDS encoding SIMPL domain-containing protein — MKRLALLLLLGAALAPSGAAAQALSPVPVVAPGNAVLTVSVEGKSLQAPDLAIFNAGVTTQGNTAAAALAANSAAMERVIAQLRRAGIAERDIQTSNLTVEPVYSDPNRDAALAARYSGQPYTPPAADAAVPKIIGYRANNAVAVRQRDLKNFGRVIDTLVTAGANQVNGPSFTMDNPEPALDQARTQAIGQARARADLYARAGGLKVIRILSISESGGFYGPPPVMFARGSIAGAPSAPPPPPAPIQPGELQMTVNVTVLFELAPA, encoded by the coding sequence ATGAAGCGCTTAGCGTTACTATTGCTGCTCGGGGCGGCCTTGGCGCCATCGGGCGCCGCCGCCCAGGCCCTGTCGCCGGTGCCGGTGGTCGCTCCGGGCAATGCGGTGCTGACGGTGTCGGTGGAGGGAAAGTCGCTGCAGGCGCCCGATCTCGCGATCTTCAACGCGGGGGTGACGACGCAGGGTAACACCGCTGCGGCCGCGCTCGCGGCGAACTCCGCCGCGATGGAAAGGGTGATCGCCCAGCTTCGCCGCGCGGGCATAGCCGAGCGCGACATCCAGACGAGCAACCTGACCGTCGAGCCCGTCTATTCGGACCCGAACCGCGATGCCGCCCTGGCCGCGCGCTATAGCGGCCAGCCTTATACACCCCCGGCGGCCGACGCAGCGGTTCCCAAGATCATCGGCTATCGCGCGAACAATGCTGTGGCCGTCCGCCAGCGCGACCTGAAGAATTTCGGGCGGGTGATCGACACGCTGGTCACGGCTGGCGCCAACCAGGTCAACGGCCCCTCCTTCACGATGGACAATCCCGAACCCGCGCTGGACCAGGCCCGCACCCAGGCCATCGGGCAGGCGCGGGCCCGGGCCGATCTCTACGCGCGCGCCGGCGGGCTGAAGGTGATTCGCATCCTCTCGATCTCGGAGAGCGGCGGCTTCTACGGACCGCCGCCGGTGATGTTCGCACGCGGCAGCATCGCGGGCGCGCCATCAGCCCCACCGCCCCCTCCGGCGCCGATCCAGCCGGGCGAACTGCAGATGACTGTCAACGTGACGGTGCTGTTCGAGCTGGCGCCGGCCTGA
- a CDS encoding spinster family MFS transporter: MKLARIGLDNRYYALFLFFIVAIFNYIDRSILTVLQVPIKAELGLSDTQLGLLTGLGFALFYTLMGLPLARLTDRAVRKYMIAGALATWSLMTALSSLATGFGSLLTLRIGVAVGEAGSVPGTHSMISDYFPPERRASAIALWGLAVPIGTMIGIASGGWLATHVGWRQAFLIVGVAGMLLAPVVLLTLHEPKRGRLDPPGLTNAALPSMGEAMRLLWRLKAFRYLSIGGATHVFAQAAMQSWAAPFYTRVHGMAIGEAALYVALLNGLFGGVGILAGGWLSERWGRRDPAGYLLVPGIASLIAAPTVIAQLLAPTQQISLMIGVIPAIAVACYVAPVTAVSQSLVPPQMRALTAAMLILTINLVGIGLGPSVTGAVSDALLPHLPQPGASLRYALCLATAAELISVFFFFKAAGHLRREAAARAR, encoded by the coding sequence ATGAAGCTTGCCCGCATCGGACTGGACAACCGCTATTATGCGCTGTTCCTGTTCTTCATCGTCGCCATCTTCAACTATATCGACCGCTCGATCCTCACCGTGCTGCAGGTGCCGATCAAGGCCGAGCTGGGGCTGAGCGATACCCAGCTGGGGCTGCTCACCGGCCTCGGCTTCGCGCTGTTCTACACACTGATGGGGCTGCCGCTGGCGCGGCTCACCGACCGGGCGGTGCGCAAATATATGATCGCCGGGGCACTGGCGACCTGGAGCCTGATGACCGCGCTGTCCAGCCTCGCCACCGGCTTCGGCTCGCTGCTTACGCTCAGGATCGGCGTCGCGGTGGGCGAGGCCGGCAGCGTGCCCGGCACCCATTCGATGATCTCCGATTATTTCCCGCCCGAACGCCGCGCCTCGGCGATCGCGCTGTGGGGGCTGGCGGTTCCGATCGGGACGATGATCGGCATCGCCAGCGGCGGCTGGCTGGCGACCCATGTCGGCTGGCGCCAGGCCTTCCTGATCGTCGGCGTCGCCGGGATGCTGCTCGCCCCGGTCGTGCTGCTGACCCTGCACGAACCGAAGCGCGGCCGCCTCGATCCGCCCGGGCTGACCAATGCCGCACTACCCTCGATGGGGGAGGCGATGCGGCTGCTGTGGCGGCTCAAGGCGTTCCGCTACCTCTCGATCGGCGGCGCGACCCATGTCTTCGCCCAGGCCGCCATGCAGAGCTGGGCCGCGCCCTTCTACACCCGCGTCCATGGCATGGCGATCGGCGAGGCGGCGCTCTATGTCGCGCTGCTCAACGGCCTGTTCGGCGGGGTCGGCATCCTGGCCGGCGGCTGGCTCTCCGAACGCTGGGGGCGGCGCGATCCCGCCGGCTATCTGCTGGTGCCCGGCATCGCCAGCCTGATCGCCGCGCCGACCGTGATCGCCCAGCTGCTTGCCCCCACCCAGCAGATATCGCTGATGATCGGCGTGATTCCGGCGATCGCGGTCGCCTGCTATGTCGCGCCGGTGACGGCGGTCTCCCAGTCGCTGGTGCCGCCGCAGATGCGCGCCCTGACGGCGGCGATGCTGATTCTCACCATCAATCTCGTCGGCATCGGCCTGGGCCCGTCGGTCACCGGCGCGGTCAGCGACGCGCTGTTGCCGCATCTGCCCCAGCCCGGCGCCTCGCTGCGCTACGCGCTGTGCCTAGCGACGGCGGCGGAGCTGATCTCGGTCTTCTTCTTCTTCAAGGCGGCGGGGCATCTGCGGCGCGAGGCGGCGGCCAGGGCGCGATAA
- the acnA gene encoding aconitate hydratase AcnA, which produces MTAVGQDSLKTRSTLNVDGKHYAYYSLAKAAEKLGDISRLPFSMKVLLENLLRFEDGTTVTTEDVQAIVDWQKERTSEREIQYRPARVLMQDFTGVPCVVDLAAMRDAMNKLGGDAQKINPLVPVHLVIDHSVMVDSFGTPKAFDENVALEYARNGERYEFLRWGSKALNNFKVVPPGTGICHQVNLENIAQTVWASADGSGVEVVYPDTCVGTDSHTTMVNALGVLGWGVGGIEAEAAMLGQPVSMLIPEVVGFKLSGTLNEGITATDLVLTVTQMLRAKGVVGRFVEFYGPGLDALSLADRATIANMAPEYGATCGFFPIDDATLIYLRLTGRSAESVALVEAYAKEQGFWRDATAPDPVFTDTLHLDMSTVQTSLAGPKRPQDRVLLASVDDGFNSELASGYKKGDEADKRVPVEGESFDLGHGDVVIAAITSCTNTSNPSVMVAAGLVARKANALGLKAKPWVKTSLAPGSQVVTDYLEKAGLQKDLNAIGFDLVGYGCTTCIGNSGPLPDPISKAINGNDLVASAVLSGNRNFEGRVSPDVRANYLASPPLVVAYSLFGTTAKDITVDPIGESAEGKPVYLKDIWPTTAEVANTVAAAIDSEMFKSRYANVYQGDKNWQAINVEGSDTYTWRAGSTYVANPPYFEGMSMTPAPVQDIIEARPLAIFADSITTDHISPAGSIKLDSPAGRFLTEHQVAKADFNSYGARRGNHDIMMRGTFANIRIKNQMIPGIEGGMTKHIPSGEVMAIYDAAMKYKAEGTPLVVIAGKEYGTGSSRDWAAKGTNLLGVRAVITESFERIHRSNLVGMGVLPLQFAEGVDRNTLKLDDSETFTIEGVASLRPRQPVTVKLTRADGSTETFETRCRIDTVNELEYFLNGGILQYVLRKLAA; this is translated from the coding sequence ATGACGGCCGTCGGTCAGGACTCTCTCAAAACCCGTTCCACCCTCAATGTCGATGGCAAGCATTACGCCTATTATTCGCTCGCCAAGGCGGCGGAGAAGCTCGGCGACATCTCGCGTCTGCCCTTCTCGATGAAGGTGCTGCTGGAAAATCTGCTCCGCTTCGAGGACGGCACCACCGTCACCACCGAGGATGTCCAGGCAATCGTCGACTGGCAGAAGGAGCGGACCTCCGAGCGCGAGATACAGTATCGTCCGGCGCGCGTGCTGATGCAGGATTTCACCGGCGTCCCCTGCGTGGTCGATCTCGCCGCGATGCGCGATGCGATGAACAAGCTTGGCGGCGATGCCCAGAAGATCAATCCGCTGGTGCCCGTCCACCTCGTCATCGATCACTCGGTGATGGTCGACAGCTTCGGCACCCCCAAGGCGTTCGACGAGAATGTCGCGCTCGAATATGCCCGCAATGGCGAGCGCTACGAGTTCCTGCGCTGGGGCTCGAAGGCGCTCAACAATTTCAAGGTGGTGCCCCCGGGCACCGGCATCTGCCACCAGGTCAACCTGGAGAATATCGCCCAGACCGTCTGGGCCTCGGCCGATGGCTCGGGGGTTGAGGTCGTCTATCCGGACACCTGTGTCGGCACCGACAGCCACACCACGATGGTCAACGCGCTGGGCGTGCTGGGCTGGGGCGTCGGCGGGATCGAGGCGGAAGCGGCGATGCTCGGCCAGCCGGTGTCGATGCTGATTCCCGAGGTGGTCGGCTTCAAGCTGTCGGGCACCCTCAACGAGGGCATAACCGCGACCGATCTGGTGCTGACCGTTACCCAGATGCTGCGTGCCAAGGGCGTGGTCGGCCGCTTCGTCGAATTCTATGGCCCCGGCCTCGACGCGCTGTCGCTCGCCGATCGCGCGACGATCGCCAACATGGCGCCCGAATATGGTGCGACCTGCGGCTTCTTCCCGATCGACGACGCCACCCTGATCTATCTGCGCCTCACCGGCCGTTCGGCCGAGAGCGTCGCGCTGGTCGAGGCCTATGCCAAGGAGCAGGGCTTCTGGCGCGACGCGACCGCGCCCGATCCGGTGTTCACCGACACGCTTCACCTCGACATGTCGACCGTCCAGACCTCGCTCGCCGGCCCGAAGCGCCCGCAGGACCGCGTCCTGCTCGCCTCGGTCGACGACGGTTTCAACAGCGAACTGGCCTCGGGCTACAAGAAGGGCGACGAGGCCGACAAGCGCGTGCCCGTTGAGGGCGAAAGCTTCGATCTTGGCCATGGCGATGTGGTGATCGCCGCGATTACGAGCTGCACCAACACCTCGAATCCGTCGGTGATGGTCGCCGCCGGGCTGGTGGCGCGCAAGGCCAACGCGCTGGGCCTGAAGGCCAAGCCCTGGGTCAAGACCTCGCTCGCCCCCGGCAGCCAGGTCGTCACCGACTATCTCGAAAAGGCCGGGCTCCAGAAGGATCTCAACGCGATCGGCTTCGATCTGGTCGGCTATGGCTGCACCACCTGCATCGGCAATTCGGGTCCGCTGCCCGATCCGATCTCGAAGGCGATCAACGGCAATGATCTCGTCGCCAGCGCCGTGCTATCGGGCAACCGCAATTTCGAGGGCCGCGTCTCGCCTGACGTGCGCGCCAATTATCTGGCCTCGCCGCCGCTGGTCGTCGCCTATTCGCTGTTCGGCACCACCGCGAAGGATATCACCGTCGATCCGATCGGGGAGTCCGCCGAGGGCAAGCCGGTCTATCTGAAGGACATCTGGCCCACCACGGCCGAGGTCGCCAACACCGTCGCCGCCGCGATCGACAGCGAGATGTTCAAGAGCCGCTACGCCAATGTCTACCAGGGCGACAAGAACTGGCAGGCGATCAACGTCGAGGGCTCGGACACCTACACATGGCGCGCCGGCTCCACCTATGTCGCCAACCCGCCCTATTTCGAGGGCATGTCGATGACCCCGGCCCCGGTCCAGGACATCATCGAGGCGCGGCCGCTGGCGATCTTTGCCGATTCGATCACCACCGACCACATCAGCCCGGCGGGCTCGATCAAGCTCGACAGCCCGGCGGGCCGCTTCCTGACAGAGCATCAGGTGGCGAAGGCCGACTTCAACAGCTATGGTGCGCGCCGCGGCAATCACGACATCATGATGCGCGGCACCTTCGCCAACATCCGCATCAAGAACCAGATGATCCCCGGCATCGAAGGCGGCATGACGAAGCACATCCCCTCCGGTGAGGTGATGGCGATCTACGACGCCGCGATGAAGTACAAGGCCGAGGGAACCCCGCTGGTCGTCATCGCCGGCAAGGAATATGGCACCGGATCGTCACGCGACTGGGCGGCCAAGGGCACCAACCTGCTCGGCGTCCGCGCGGTCATCACCGAGAGCTTCGAGCGCATCCACCGCTCGAACCTCGTCGGCATGGGCGTGCTGCCGCTCCAGTTCGCCGAAGGGGTCGACCGCAACACGCTGAAGCTCGACGACAGCGAGACTTTCACGATCGAGGGCGTCGCCAGCCTGCGCCCGCGCCAGCCCGTGACGGTGAAGCTGACCCGCGCCGACGGATCGACCGAAACGTTCGAGACGCGCTGCCGGATCGATACCGTCAACGAGCTGGAATATTTCCTCAACGGCGGGATTCTTCAGTACGTGCTGAGGAAGCTGGCAGCGTAA
- a CDS encoding SIMPL domain-containing protein codes for MSAIRLPLATALLLILSACGRAGHDPRGVRPDETLLSVSATGQTETRADQAQFQAGVNSWNASARAASAANTAKIAEIVRALERAGIPERDIQTRAVTVQRVDWGDHKGEYQASNIVNVTVRNIAAAGEAVTVVTSAGANILGGPDLRLADPEKAANMAYTAAYKAARARAEAYADAAGMKIARVLTIRDAGGMQGNHYLPGATPPPVAVAVEQSNAAASVGRFMPGQTPSAVSVQVDFALAPR; via the coding sequence ATGTCCGCGATCCGCCTGCCCCTCGCCACCGCCCTGCTGCTCATCCTCTCCGCCTGCGGCAGGGCGGGCCATGATCCGCGTGGCGTGCGCCCTGACGAAACGCTGCTTTCGGTGAGCGCCACCGGCCAGACCGAGACGCGCGCCGACCAGGCCCAGTTCCAGGCCGGCGTCAACAGCTGGAACGCCAGCGCCCGGGCGGCCAGTGCCGCCAACACCGCCAAGATCGCCGAGATCGTCCGCGCGCTCGAACGCGCCGGAATTCCCGAGCGTGATATTCAGACCCGTGCCGTTACCGTCCAGCGGGTCGACTGGGGCGATCACAAGGGTGAGTATCAGGCCAGCAACATCGTCAACGTCACCGTGCGGAACATTGCTGCGGCGGGGGAGGCGGTGACGGTGGTGACGAGCGCCGGCGCCAATATATTGGGCGGCCCCGATCTGCGGCTGGCCGATCCGGAAAAGGCGGCGAACATGGCCTATACCGCTGCCTATAAGGCGGCCCGCGCCCGCGCCGAGGCCTATGCGGACGCAGCCGGGATGAAAATCGCCCGCGTGCTCACGATCCGCGACGCGGGGGGAATGCAGGGCAATCATTATCTCCCCGGCGCCACGCCGCCACCAGTCGCCGTCGCGGTCGAGCAGTCGAACGCGGCCGCGTCGGTGGGGCGCTTCATGCCCGGCCAGACCCCCAGCGCTGTGTCCGTCCAGGTCGACTTCGCCCTCGCGCCGCGATGA
- a CDS encoding bifunctional aconitate hydratase 2/2-methylisocitrate dehydratase: MSVYLDYLAEIESRRIQGLSPKPIDDGGLIFEIIAIIKEAGNEHRADALKFFIYNTLPGTTSAAAVKAGFLKQIILGDVTVPEITPAFALELLSHMKGGPSVEVLLDIALGDAPAIAQAAGEVLKTQVFLYDADMHRLSEAFNAGNAVARDVLESYAKAEFFTKLPEVEDEIKVVTFVAGEGDISTDLLSPGNQAHSRSDRELHGQCMISPEAQQAIVALKAQHPDKRVMLVAEKGTMGVGSSRMSGVNNVALWTGKQQSPYVPFVNYAPVVGGTNGISPIFATTVDVTGGIGINLKNWAKQTGPDGNPIINNDGNPVLEEKFSVETGTVLKIDVKNKKLRSEDGTELVDVASAFTPQKMEFMKAGSSYAIVFGKKLQTFAARTLGIEPTPVYAPNKEITAEGVGLTAVEKIFNRNAVGVTPGKVLHAGSDVRVKVNIVGSQDTTGLMTAQELEAMAATVISPLVDGAYQSGCHTASVWDKKAQVNIPKLMSFMNNFGLITARDPKGVYHAMTDVIHKVLNDITVDDWAIIIGGDSHTRMSKGVAFGADSGTVALALATGEATMPIPQSVKVTFKGAMKPWMDFRDVVHATQAQMLAQTGGDNVFQGRVIEVHIGTLLADQAFTFTDWTAEMKAKASICISDDETLIGSLEIAKARIQIMIDKGMDNAAGTLANLIAKADTRIAEIRLGEKPALKPDDNAQYFAEIVVDLDVIDEPMIADPDVNNADVSKRYTHDTIRPVSYYGGAKKVDLGFIGSCMVHKGDMKILAQMLKNVEAAQGKVEFKAPLVVAPPTYNIVDELKAEGDWEILQKYSGFEFDDANPKQANRTEYENILYLERPGCNLCMGNQEKAKKGDTVLATSTRLFQGRVVEDTAEKKGESLLASTPVVVLSTILGRTPSADEYKAAVDGIDLTKFAPPKAA; encoded by the coding sequence ATGAGCGTCTACCTGGATTATCTCGCCGAAATCGAAAGCAGGAGAATTCAGGGGCTCTCGCCCAAACCGATCGACGATGGCGGCCTCATCTTCGAGATCATCGCCATCATCAAGGAAGCCGGCAACGAGCACCGCGCCGACGCGCTCAAATTCTTCATCTACAACACGCTGCCCGGCACCACGAGCGCCGCGGCCGTCAAGGCGGGCTTCCTGAAGCAGATCATCCTGGGCGACGTGACCGTGCCCGAGATCACCCCCGCCTTCGCGCTGGAGCTGTTGTCGCACATGAAGGGCGGCCCCTCGGTCGAGGTGCTGCTCGACATCGCGCTGGGCGATGCCCCTGCGATCGCGCAGGCGGCAGGCGAGGTGCTGAAGACCCAGGTCTTCCTCTACGACGCCGACATGCACCGGCTGAGCGAAGCCTTCAATGCCGGCAACGCCGTCGCCAGGGATGTGCTGGAAAGCTATGCCAAGGCGGAATTCTTCACCAAGCTTCCCGAGGTCGAGGACGAGATCAAGGTCGTCACCTTCGTCGCCGGCGAAGGCGATATCTCGACCGACCTGCTCTCCCCCGGCAACCAGGCGCATTCGCGCTCCGACCGCGAACTGCACGGCCAGTGCATGATCTCGCCCGAGGCCCAGCAGGCGATCGTCGCGCTCAAGGCGCAGCACCCCGACAAGCGCGTGATGCTGGTCGCCGAGAAGGGCACGATGGGCGTGGGCTCGTCGCGCATGTCGGGCGTCAACAATGTGGCGCTGTGGACCGGCAAGCAGCAGAGCCCCTATGTCCCCTTCGTCAACTATGCGCCGGTCGTCGGCGGCACCAACGGCATCTCGCCGATCTTCGCCACCACCGTCGACGTGACCGGCGGCATCGGCATCAACCTGAAGAACTGGGCCAAGCAGACCGGCCCGGACGGCAATCCGATCATCAACAATGACGGCAATCCGGTGCTCGAGGAGAAATTCTCGGTCGAGACCGGCACCGTCCTGAAGATCGACGTGAAGAACAAGAAGCTGCGCAGCGAGGACGGCACCGAACTGGTCGACGTCGCTTCCGCCTTCACCCCGCAGAAGATGGAATTCATGAAGGCGGGCAGCTCCTATGCCATCGTCTTCGGCAAGAAGCTCCAGACCTTCGCCGCGCGCACCCTCGGCATCGAGCCGACCCCGGTCTATGCGCCGAACAAGGAGATCACCGCGGAGGGCGTCGGCCTGACCGCGGTCGAGAAGATCTTCAACCGCAATGCCGTGGGCGTCACCCCGGGCAAGGTGCTGCACGCCGGCTCCGACGTCCGCGTTAAGGTGAACATCGTCGGCTCGCAGGACACCACCGGCCTGATGACCGCGCAGGAGCTGGAAGCGATGGCGGCCACCGTCATTTCGCCGCTGGTCGACGGCGCCTATCAGTCGGGCTGCCACACCGCATCGGTGTGGGACAAGAAGGCCCAGGTGAACATCCCGAAGCTCATGTCCTTCATGAACAATTTCGGCCTGATCACCGCGCGTGACCCGAAGGGCGTCTATCATGCGATGACCGACGTCATCCACAAGGTGCTGAACGACATCACCGTGGACGACTGGGCAATCATCATCGGCGGCGACAGCCACACCCGCATGTCGAAGGGTGTCGCCTTCGGCGCGGACTCGGGCACCGTGGCGCTGGCGCTGGCGACGGGCGAAGCGACCATGCCGATCCCGCAATCGGTCAAGGTCACCTTCAAGGGCGCCATGAAACCCTGGATGGACTTCCGCGACGTCGTCCATGCGACGCAGGCGCAGATGCTGGCCCAGACCGGCGGCGACAACGTCTTCCAGGGCCGGGTGATCGAAGTCCATATCGGCACGCTGCTCGCCGACCAGGCCTTCACCTTCACCGATTGGACGGCCGAAATGAAGGCCAAGGCCTCGATCTGCATCTCGGATGACGAGACGCTGATCGGCTCGCTGGAAATCGCCAAGGCGCGCATCCAGATCATGATCGACAAGGGCATGGACAATGCGGCCGGCACCCTCGCGAACCTGATCGCCAAGGCCGACACCCGCATCGCCGAGATCCGCCTGGGCGAGAAGCCGGCGCTCAAGCCCGACGACAATGCGCAATATTTCGCCGAGATCGTCGTCGACCTCGACGTGATCGACGAGCCGATGATCGCCGACCCCGACGTCAACAACGCCGACGTGTCGAAGCGCTACACCCACGACACGATCCGCCCGGTATCCTATTATGGCGGCGCCAAGAAGGTCGATCTGGGCTTCATCGGCTCGTGCATGGTGCACAAGGGCGACATGAAGATCCTCGCCCAGATGCTCAAGAATGTCGAAGCGGCCCAGGGCAAGGTCGAGTTCAAGGCGCCGCTCGTCGTTGCCCCGCCGACCTACAACATCGTCGACGAGCTCAAGGCCGAGGGCGATTGGGAGATATTGCAGAAATATTCGGGCTTCGAGTTCGACGATGCGAACCCGAAGCAGGCCAACCGCACCGAATATGAGAATATCCTCTATCTCGAGCGGCCGGGCTGCAACCTGTGCATGGGCAATCAGGAGAAGGCCAAGAAGGGCGACACCGTCCTCGCCACCTCCACCCGCCTGTTCCAGGGCCGCGTCGTCGAGGACACCGCCGAGAAGAAGGGCGAGTCGCTGCTCGCCTCGACCCCGGTCGTGGTGCTGTCGACGATCCTGGGCCGCACGCCCAGCGCCGACGAGTATAAGGCGGCTGTCGATGGCATCGACCTGACCAAGTTCGCGCCGCCCAAGGCGGCGTAA
- a CDS encoding sensor histidine kinase, with protein MPEHGRADRANARDAASPVFPSLVRLLLDQLDEGVLLLDRDDRIRLWNRAYHEMLDIPREMFVDGGVIAPLIRHLAERGDYGPGDPAALADGIAAAVRARTAAQGERQMANGSIIAAQWIPLDGGWFLFRLRDVTGERNASRFKDELIATVSHELRTPLTVISGALALLRAGTAAGEAHSGELIEVAHKNSERLARLVNDLLDIDKLQSGAPDFRFEPNEMGVLLTAAVEQNRPYADGLGIALALELPDRPVTAEVDRDRLLQVMSNLLSNAAKFSVVGSRVRVRLTPGTADLRISVIDKGRGMSEEFRRRLFTRFAQENRSSEHGQIGTGLGLAICKSIVEGHGGQIHVDTQEGVGTIFHVDLPFRQSPAG; from the coding sequence GTGCCGGAGCATGGCAGGGCCGATCGGGCGAACGCACGGGATGCGGCATCGCCGGTTTTTCCGTCGCTGGTCCGGCTGCTGCTCGACCAGCTCGACGAAGGCGTGCTGCTGCTCGACCGGGACGACCGCATCCGCCTGTGGAACCGGGCCTATCATGAAATGCTCGACATCCCCCGGGAGATGTTCGTCGACGGCGGCGTGATTGCGCCGCTGATCCGCCATCTCGCCGAGCGCGGCGATTACGGCCCCGGTGACCCGGCGGCGCTGGCCGATGGCATCGCCGCCGCCGTCCGCGCCCGCACGGCCGCCCAGGGCGAGCGCCAGATGGCCAATGGCAGCATCATCGCCGCGCAGTGGATTCCGCTCGATGGCGGCTGGTTCCTGTTCCGGTTGCGCGACGTGACCGGCGAGCGCAACGCATCCCGCTTCAAGGACGAGCTGATCGCCACGGTCAGCCACGAACTGCGCACCCCGCTGACCGTGATCAGCGGCGCCCTGGCGCTGCTGCGCGCCGGGACGGCGGCCGGCGAGGCGCATTCCGGCGAGCTGATCGAGGTCGCCCACAAGAATAGCGAGCGGCTCGCCCGGCTGGTCAACGACCTGCTCGACATCGACAAGCTCCAGTCGGGCGCACCCGATTTCCGGTTCGAGCCGAACGAGATGGGGGTGCTGCTCACCGCCGCGGTGGAACAGAACCGCCCCTATGCCGACGGGCTGGGCATCGCGCTCGCCCTGGAACTGCCCGACCGGCCCGTCACCGCCGAGGTGGACCGCGACCGGCTGCTCCAGGTAATGAGCAACCTGCTGTCCAACGCGGCGAAATTTTCGGTGGTGGGCAGCCGGGTGCGCGTCCGGCTGACGCCGGGCACCGCCGATCTGCGGATCAGCGTGATCGACAAGGGGCGCGGCATGTCGGAGGAATTCCGCCGCCGCCTGTTCACCCGCTTCGCGCAGGAGAACCGCTCGTCCGAACATGGCCAGATCGGCACCGGCCTCGGCCTTGCCATCTGCAAGAGCATTGTCGAGGGGCATGGCGGGCAGATCCATGTCGACACGCAGGAAGGCGTGGGGACGATCTTCCATGTCGACCTGCCGTTCCGGCAGAGCCCCGCCGGCTGA
- a CDS encoding nucleoside 2-deoxyribosyltransferase: MKLYLGGPMFDLPNVRYNLALAAKIRALGYDVYCPNENASINDKSRTDITGERIYQADIDELMTANIFLCQLSEDSGTAWEAGYMDCLARHVDPARYLGVIGLATDIRLSTLPDPAKADVDNQSWALNAFVVGGIKTSLGLYTSEEALLDRLAGLLRGAGHPY, encoded by the coding sequence ATGAAACTCTATCTTGGCGGGCCGATGTTCGATCTGCCCAATGTCCGCTACAATCTGGCGCTGGCGGCGAAGATCCGCGCGCTCGGCTACGATGTCTACTGCCCGAACGAGAATGCCTCGATCAACGACAAGAGCCGCACCGACATCACCGGCGAGCGCATCTACCAGGCCGACATCGATGAGCTGATGACCGCCAACATCTTCCTGTGCCAGCTCTCCGAGGATTCGGGCACGGCGTGGGAGGCGGGCTATATGGATTGCCTGGCGCGGCATGTGGACCCGGCCAGATATCTGGGCGTGATCGGCCTCGCCACCGACATCCGCCTGTCGACCCTGCCCGATCCGGCCAAGGCCGACGTCGACAATCAGAGCTGGGCGCTCAACGCCTTCGTCGTCGGCGGCATCAAGACCTCGCTCGGCCTCTACACCAGCGAGGAGGCGCTGCTCGACCGCCTTGCCGGCCTGTTGCGCGGGGCGGGCCACCCGTATTAG